In one Lolium rigidum isolate FL_2022 chromosome 3, APGP_CSIRO_Lrig_0.1, whole genome shotgun sequence genomic region, the following are encoded:
- the LOC124704465 gene encoding AP-1 complex subunit sigma-1 isoform X2, translating into MINFVLLISRQGKVRLTKWYSPYTQKERTKVIRELSGLILTRGPKLCNFVEWRGYKVVYRRYASLYFCMCIDADDNELEVLEIIHHFVEILDRYFGSVCELDLIFNFHKAYYVLDEILIAGELQESSKKNVARLIAAQDSLVEAAKEEASSISNIIAQATK; encoded by the exons ATG ATCAATTTCGTGCTCCTGATCAGCCGCCAGGGCAAGGTGAGGCTCACCAAGTGGTACTCGCCTTACACCCAGAAGGAGAGGACCAAG GTCATTCGTGAGCTTAGTGGACTCATTCTTACTCGAGGACCAAAACTCTGCAACTTTGTCGAGTGGAGAGGTTACAAGGTTGTGTACAGAAG GTATGCGAGCCTGTATTTCTGCATGTGCATTGATGCTGATGACAATGAGCTCGAGGTCCTTGAAATTATCCATCATTTTGTTGAGATACTTGACCGCTATTTCGGCAGT GTATGCGAGCTGGATTTGATCTTCAATTTTCATAAG GCCTACTATGTTCTGGATGAGATTCTTATTGCTGGGGAGCTTCAGGAATCTAGCAAGAAGAATGTCGCAAGACTAATTGCTGCACAG GATTCATTGGTAGAGGCGGCTAAAGAGGAGGCTAGCTCCATAAGTAACATCATTGCCCAGGCTACGAAATGA
- the LOC124704465 gene encoding AP-1 complex subunit sigma-1 isoform X1: MINFVLLISRQGKVRLTKWYSPYTQKERTKVIRELSGLILTRGPKLCNFVEWRGYKVVYRRYASLYFCMCIDADDNELEVLEIIHHFVEILDRYFGSVCELDLIFNFHKAYYVLDEILIAGELQESSKKNVARLIAAQDSLVEAAKEEASSISNIIAQATK; encoded by the exons ATG ATCAATTTCGTGCTCCTGATCAGCCGCCAGGGCAAGGTGAGGCTCACCAAGTGGTACTCGCCTTACACCCAGAAGGAGAGGACCAAG GTCATTCGTGAGCTTAGTGGACTCATTCTTACTCGAGGACCAAAACTCTGCAACTTTGTCGAGTGGAGAGGTTACAAGGTTGTGTACAGAAG GTATGCGAGCCTGTATTTCTGCATGTGCATTGATGCTGATGACAATGAGCTCGAGGTCCTTGAAATTATCCATCATTTTGTTGAGATACTTGACCGCTATTTCGGCAGT GTATGCGAGCTGGATTTGATCTTCAATTTTCATAAG GCCTACTATGTTCTGGATGAGATTCTTATTGCTGGGGAGCTTCAGGAATCTAGCAAGAAGAATGTCGCAAGACTAATTGCTGCACAG GATTCATTGGTAGAGGCAGCTAAAGAGGAGGCTAGCTCCATAAGCAACATCATTGCCCAGGCTACGAAGTGA